A genome region from Acidobacteriota bacterium includes the following:
- a CDS encoding M28 family peptidase, with translation MKLRHSSWLSAVCWPLLLAAVALSQSAIDPKLAAGFNAIRAKNLRADLTFLASDALEGRMSLQRGSDAAIQFVAAEFAKAGLQPLVGDSYLQEVELIEYRADPRRMGIALKRGGRAEQFSYIKDFIGSFPHELTLAAPVVFAGYGITAPEFSYDDYAGLEAQGKLVLVFDHEPQENDPKSVFNGIGNTRYANARLKVLNAQRHGAVGVLLVSEPNRKHPSNQERLARIPGIMERFTRNAQQALADSETKIPLLTVSDALAAKLLEPTGKKPAELQAAIDAQLKPQAQALADTTVELRIVNADHRRALSHNVIGLIEGSDSLLKQETIVFSSHYDHDGVRDGQIFHGADDNGSGTVGVIELARAFAANPAKPKRSLLFASFAAEERGLLGSYYYVAHPLRPIETTRAVINFDMIGRNEAPSTQTDGLIEIAADTTNELNLIGTLNSPDYRTVVERENRATGLKLNYKWDDDAALNVFQRSDQFPFALRDVPAMWWFTGFHPDYHQPTDTVERINFVKMEKILKLAYLSGWAFADGARVPRFQAKPVG, from the coding sequence ATGAAACTGCGTCACTCTTCTTGGCTGTCTGCCGTGTGTTGGCCCTTGCTACTGGCCGCCGTTGCGTTGTCGCAAAGCGCCATTGATCCGAAGCTTGCCGCGGGCTTCAACGCGATTCGCGCCAAAAATCTGCGCGCCGATTTGACCTTTCTGGCGTCTGACGCGCTGGAAGGGCGGATGTCGCTGCAACGCGGTTCTGACGCGGCAATTCAATTTGTCGCGGCGGAGTTTGCCAAGGCGGGTTTGCAGCCGCTGGTGGGCGATTCGTATTTGCAAGAGGTCGAGTTGATCGAATACCGCGCCGACCCGCGCCGCATGGGCATCGCGCTCAAGCGCGGCGGACGTGCGGAGCAGTTCAGCTACATCAAGGATTTCATCGGCAGCTTCCCACACGAACTGACGCTGGCCGCGCCCGTCGTCTTTGCTGGCTACGGCATCACCGCGCCGGAATTCAGTTATGACGATTACGCCGGACTGGAGGCGCAAGGGAAACTCGTGCTCGTCTTCGATCACGAACCGCAGGAGAATGATCCGAAATCTGTGTTTAACGGCATCGGCAACACGCGGTACGCCAATGCGCGGCTGAAGGTGTTGAACGCGCAACGCCACGGCGCAGTCGGCGTCTTGCTGGTGAGCGAACCCAATCGCAAGCATCCGTCCAATCAGGAACGGCTGGCGCGCATTCCGGGCATTATGGAACGCTTCACGCGCAACGCGCAGCAGGCGCTGGCCGACAGCGAAACGAAAATTCCGTTGCTGACCGTCAGCGATGCGCTCGCGGCCAAGCTGCTCGAACCGACCGGTAAAAAGCCTGCCGAATTGCAAGCGGCGATTGACGCCCAACTCAAACCACAAGCGCAGGCGTTGGCCGATACCACTGTCGAATTGCGCATCGTCAATGCCGATCATCGCCGCGCTCTCAGCCACAACGTCATCGGTTTGATCGAAGGCAGCGACTCGCTACTCAAGCAGGAGACGATTGTTTTTTCCAGCCACTACGATCACGACGGCGTGCGCGACGGACAGATTTTTCACGGCGCGGACGACAACGGTTCCGGCACGGTGGGTGTAATCGAACTCGCGCGCGCCTTCGCGGCGAACCCGGCCAAGCCCAAACGCTCGCTGCTCTTCGCTTCGTTCGCCGCCGAAGAGCGCGGCTTGCTCGGCTCGTACTATTACGTCGCGCATCCGCTGCGGCCCATCGAAACGACACGCGCCGTGATCAATTTCGACATGATTGGCCGCAACGAAGCGCCCAGCACCCAAACCGACGGCCTGATCGAAATCGCCGCCGACACCACGAACGAACTCAACCTGATCGGCACGCTCAACAGCCCCGATTACCGCACCGTCGTCGAGCGCGAAAACCGCGCGACAGGCTTGAAGCTGAACTACAAATGGGATGACGACGCGGCGCTCAATGTCTTTCAACGCAGCGATCAGTTTCCTTTCGCGCTGCGCGATGTTCCGGCGATGTGGTGGTTCACCGGCTTTCACCCCGATTATCACCAGCCCACCGACACCGTCGAGCGCATCAATTTCGTCAAGATGGAAAAGATTTTGAAGCTGGCTTATCTGAGCGGCTGGGCGTTTGCCGATGGTGCGCGCGTCCCGCGCTTTCAAGCCAAACCAGTCGGTTAA
- a CDS encoding 6-bladed beta-propeller, with protein MFNLTSRFILLAALSALAAAFTQLKTGPPLPHKLVNEWAKLPAGWNFGEVSGVATDRQDNVWVFNRGAHPVMQFDRAGKFLQAWPDLKIVSSHGIRVDAEGNIWLIDVKGHVVFKCNPQGRVLMVLGNRQGTPGNNDSKDAFNEPTGIAFAKNGDFYISDGYINARVIKFNRDGEYLTHWGRKGTGDGEFNLVHDVCLDAQERVYVADRLNNRIQIFDAQGKFLGKWTDIGSPWGLVYSQAENCIFMCDGVNNRIVKLSLDGQVLGTLSSYGKVPGKLDFVHNIALDSTGALYVAEIKNWRVQKFAAR; from the coding sequence ATGTTCAACCTTACCTCGCGCTTCATTCTGCTGGCCGCGCTGAGCGCGCTGGCTGCGGCTTTCACACAACTCAAAACCGGCCCGCCCCTGCCGCACAAACTGGTCAACGAGTGGGCGAAGCTGCCCGCCGGTTGGAACTTTGGCGAAGTCTCCGGCGTGGCGACCGACCGGCAGGATAACGTTTGGGTCTTCAATCGCGGCGCGCATCCGGTCATGCAGTTCGACCGCGCGGGCAAATTTCTGCAAGCCTGGCCCGACCTCAAGATCGTCTCTTCGCACGGCATTCGCGTAGACGCCGAGGGCAACATTTGGCTCATTGATGTCAAAGGCCACGTCGTCTTCAAATGCAATCCACAGGGCCGCGTGCTGATGGTTCTCGGCAATCGTCAAGGCACGCCGGGCAACAATGACAGCAAGGATGCGTTCAACGAACCGACCGGCATCGCCTTTGCCAAGAACGGTGACTTTTATATCTCGGACGGCTACATCAACGCGCGCGTGATCAAATTCAATCGCGACGGCGAATACCTGACGCACTGGGGCCGGAAGGGCACGGGCGATGGCGAATTCAACCTCGTCCACGATGTTTGCCTGGATGCGCAGGAACGCGTTTACGTCGCGGATCGTCTCAACAACCGCATTCAGATTTTCGATGCGCAGGGCAAATTCCTGGGCAAGTGGACGGACATCGGCTCGCCCTGGGGCTTGGTGTATTCACAGGCCGAGAATTGCATTTTCATGTGCGATGGCGTGAACAACCGCATCGTGAAACTGAGTTTGGATGGGCAGGTACTGGGCACGCTCAGCAGTTACGGCAAAGTGCCGGGCAAGCTCGATTTCGTGCACAACATCGCGCTCGACAGCACCGGCGCGTTGTATGTGGCGGAGATCAAGAACTGGCGAGTGCAGAAGTTCGCGGCACGCTAA
- a CDS encoding YjbQ family protein: protein MQWIQRTITLKPRPRGFHVITSEVLAQLPELRRIETGLLHLFIQHTSASLTINENVSPDVRRDLERHLNAVVPENAPYYEHTIEGDDDMPAHIKASLLGNSVTIPIGRGAFLLGTWQGIYLGEHRNHGGARTLVATLSGQART, encoded by the coding sequence ATGCAATGGATTCAACGCACCATCACGCTCAAACCCCGCCCGCGCGGCTTTCACGTCATCACCAGCGAAGTGCTCGCGCAACTGCCCGAATTGCGCCGGATCGAAACCGGCTTGTTGCACCTCTTCATCCAGCATACGTCGGCCTCGCTCACGATCAACGAGAACGTCAGCCCCGACGTGCGGCGCGATCTGGAACGGCATCTGAATGCGGTCGTGCCCGAAAATGCGCCTTATTACGAACACACCATCGAAGGCGACGACGATATGCCCGCGCATATCAAGGCTTCGTTGCTGGGCAACAGCGTGACGATCCCGATTGGACGCGGTGCTTTCCTGCTGGGTACCTGGCAAGGTATTTATCTGGGCGAACATCGCAATCACGGTGGCGCGCGCACGTTGGTGGCGACGCTTTCCGGTCAGGCACGCACATAA
- a CDS encoding DUF1501 domain-containing protein encodes MNPLAEQQARLTRRAFLQHSTLGTAALAALLNESASAQSIAGLPHFAPKAKRVIYLFQAGGPSQLDLFDHKPQLANLRGTNLPDSIRQGQRLTGMSAYQTTWPTAPSLFKFAQHGQTGAWLSELLPHLGAVADELCFIKSMHTEQINHDPAQTAILTGFQLAGRPSVGAWVSYGLGSENQDLPAFIVMVSLGKNGGDQPLYDRLWGAGFLPSRYQGVKFQNGPDPVLFLSNPPGIDQPARRQFLDDLAEMNQLNAKEYGDPEITSRVAQYEMAYRMQASVPELTDLSKEPERTFERYGPDARKPGTFAANCVLARRLAERGVRFIQLFHRGWDHHGALPSNIRRIAPEVDQASAALILDLKERGMLDDTLVVWGGEFGRTVYSQGKLTAEDYGRDHHPRCFTTWLAGGGIKRGVTVGETDDFSYNIARDPVHVHDLNATILHCLGIDHTRLTFKFQGRDYRLTDVHGNIVKQVLA; translated from the coding sequence ATGAATCCTTTGGCTGAACAACAAGCGCGGCTGACGCGCCGGGCCTTTTTGCAACACAGCACCCTGGGCACGGCGGCGCTGGCGGCGTTGCTGAATGAATCCGCGTCAGCACAATCCATTGCCGGCTTGCCGCATTTCGCGCCCAAGGCGAAGCGTGTGATCTATCTGTTTCAAGCGGGCGGCCCGTCGCAACTCGACCTGTTCGACCACAAACCGCAACTCGCCAATTTGCGCGGCACGAACCTGCCCGACTCGATTCGCCAGGGACAGCGTTTGACCGGGATGAGCGCGTATCAGACAACGTGGCCGACCGCGCCGTCGCTCTTCAAGTTCGCGCAACACGGGCAGACGGGCGCGTGGTTGAGCGAATTGCTGCCGCATCTGGGCGCGGTCGCCGATGAACTCTGCTTCATCAAATCCATGCACACCGAACAGATCAATCACGATCCGGCGCAAACGGCCATCCTGACGGGCTTTCAATTGGCGGGGCGGCCCAGTGTGGGCGCGTGGGTTTCGTATGGCTTGGGCAGCGAGAATCAGGATTTGCCCGCGTTCATCGTGATGGTTTCGTTGGGCAAGAACGGCGGCGATCAGCCGTTGTATGACCGTTTGTGGGGTGCGGGCTTTTTGCCTTCACGCTATCAGGGCGTGAAGTTTCAGAACGGCCCCGACCCGGTGCTGTTCTTGTCGAATCCGCCGGGCATTGATCAACCGGCGCGGCGGCAGTTTTTGGATGACTTGGCCGAGATGAATCAGCTCAACGCCAAAGAGTACGGCGACCCCGAAATCACCTCGCGCGTGGCCCAATACGAAATGGCGTATCGTATGCAAGCCTCGGTGCCGGAGCTAACCGATCTGTCGAAAGAGCCAGAGCGCACCTTTGAGCGCTACGGGCCGGATGCGCGCAAGCCGGGTACGTTCGCGGCAAATTGCGTGCTGGCGCGGCGGCTGGCCGAACGGGGCGTGCGCTTCATTCAACTCTTTCATCGCGGCTGGGATCATCACGGCGCGTTGCCCAGCAACATCCGCCGCATCGCGCCCGAAGTAGACCAGGCTTCGGCGGCGTTGATTCTGGATTTGAAAGAGCGCGGGATGCTCGATGACACGCTGGTCGTGTGGGGCGGCGAATTTGGGCGCACGGTCTATTCGCAAGGCAAGCTGACGGCGGAAGATTACGGGCGCGATCATCATCCGCGTTGTTTTACGACCTGGCTGGCGGGCGGCGGCATCAAACGCGGCGTGACCGTGGGCGAGACGGATGATTTCAGTTACAACATCGCGCGCGACCCGGTGCACGTGCACGATCTGAACGCGACGATTTTGCATTGCCTGGGTATTGATCACACGCGGCTGACCTTCAAATTCCAAGGGCGTGATTACCGGCTTACGGATGTGCACGGCAACATCGTCAAGCAAGTGCTGGCCTGA